One window of the Candidatus Zixiibacteriota bacterium genome contains the following:
- a CDS encoding exported hypothetical protein (Evidence 5 : Unknown function) codes for MLRAIRSIFCSFAAIIAIYSSAHSGPIVFRADISGPAVYSSGEKMINPGMDFYIHVYADHQGTEARVGLAMPFSITGLSPSIVVHWGDTSNIIQPLFESFWNVYSMSYVESWDSVLPNLFAFTGAGTVGWPTGLGEIELLRFPLWVSCGYGGGDYSICIEKGYPVDYSFDWWFEEPDPGFQKVCWRILDDACSRPEFTNCPDTIRGQIGGTLEYQFTAISWNQARGASAQNPTDIYFMHLKGPGVVDTFSGYWSYYPSNLYDAWTLDTLRLYVSDPYCGGPDRCWSHNICSAVIAIAGKCGDADDNGSVNILDISKLINCLYKHELCTNPWQGRDANKDGSVNILDISYLINYLYKSGPEPDCPSWP; via the coding sequence ATGTTAAGGGCAATCAGATCAATTTTTTGCAGTTTTGCCGCAATAATCGCGATCTATTCTTCTGCTCATAGTGGCCCTATAGTTTTTCGCGCCGACATCAGCGGCCCGGCGGTTTACTCTTCGGGGGAAAAAATGATCAATCCGGGGATGGATTTTTATATCCATGTCTACGCTGACCATCAGGGGACAGAAGCGCGAGTAGGACTGGCAATGCCATTTTCTATTACAGGGCTTAGCCCATCAATAGTCGTTCATTGGGGCGATACTTCCAATATAATTCAACCGCTTTTTGAGTCCTTTTGGAATGTTTACTCAATGTCCTATGTCGAAAGCTGGGATAGTGTACTTCCCAATTTATTCGCTTTCACGGGCGCTGGCACAGTCGGCTGGCCGACCGGCCTGGGAGAAATAGAATTGCTCCGTTTTCCCCTCTGGGTCTCATGCGGCTATGGCGGCGGTGATTATTCAATTTGTATAGAAAAAGGATATCCGGTCGATTACAGTTTTGATTGGTGGTTCGAAGAACCGGACCCGGGCTTCCAGAAGGTCTGCTGGAGAATTTTGGACGATGCCTGTAGCAGGCCCGAATTTACCAATTGCCCGGATACTATTCGAGGACAAATTGGCGGTACATTGGAATATCAATTCACTGCCATTAGCTGGAACCAGGCGCGGGGCGCATCCGCCCAGAATCCGACGGATATCTATTTTATGCACTTGAAGGGACCCGGGGTTGTCGATACTTTTTCCGGTTATTGGTCGTATTACCCCTCAAACCTTTATGATGCCTGGACCCTTGATACGCTCCGGCTCTATGTATCAGATCCCTATTGCGGGGGGCCGGATCGCTGCTGGTCTCATAATATTTGTTCTGCGGTTATTGCTATTGCCGGCAAATGCGGTGACGCCGATGATAATGGATCGGTAAATATTCTCGATATATCCAAACTCATAAATTGCCTGTATAAACACGAGCTTTGTACCAATCCGTGGCAGGGCCGCGACGCAAATAAAGATGGGAGTGTAAATATTTTGGATATTTCATATTTGATCAATTACCTTTACAAGAGTGGCCCGGAACCTGATTGTCCTAGTTGGCCATGA
- the rdb gene encoding Rna binding protein — protein MNIYVGNLSSATGEEDLRKAFESFGQVSNVNIIKDKFSGEPRGFGFVEMDSKEEAQAAISGLNGQDLNGRTLNVNEARPRTEGGGGRGGSRGGFGGGRGFGGGGNRGGGGGNRRF, from the coding sequence ATGAATATCTACGTAGGCAATCTGTCCAGTGCGACAGGCGAAGAAGATCTGCGCAAAGCTTTTGAAAGTTTCGGCCAGGTTTCGAACGTCAACATCATCAAGGATAAGTTCTCAGGCGAACCGAGAGGTTTTGGTTTTGTCGAGATGGATTCCAAGGAAGAGGCCCAGGCGGCCATTTCCGGACTGAACGGCCAGGACCTTAACGGCCGGACCTTGAATGTTAATGAAGCTCGCCCCCGCACGGAAGGCGGCGGCGGTCGCGGCGGTAGCCGTGGCGGCTTCGGCGGCGGACGCGGCTTTGGCGGCGGCGGCAATCGCGGCGGCGGCGGCGGAAATCGTCGCTTCTAA
- a CDS encoding hypothetical protein (Evidence 5 : Unknown function) has translation MQVLVAAEKILNDYFTDVLDDIGIDVITIEPALKKDAVLNALRKENFDLIILTNSDFPPGELPPLSALIKLNYPRAKIIVVTGYIGKDLANSLAVIGIDAFMTLPFKIAEMQAVVRRILGIESDVSPSIYQS, from the coding sequence ATGCAAGTCCTTGTTGCGGCCGAAAAAATTTTAAATGATTACTTTACCGATGTCCTCGATGATATAGGTATCGATGTGATAACCATAGAGCCGGCCCTCAAAAAGGATGCAGTCCTGAACGCTCTGAGGAAGGAAAATTTCGATCTTATCATCCTTACAAACTCCGATTTCCCGCCTGGCGAATTACCGCCATTGTCCGCCCTCATAAAATTAAATTACCCGAGAGCGAAAATTATTGTTGTCACGGGTTATATCGGAAAAGATCTTGCCAATTCTCTGGCCGTAATCGGTATCGATGCCTTTATGACGCTGCCTTTTAAGATTGCCGAAATGCAGGCAGTGGTGAGAAGAATCCTCGGAATCGAATCGGACGTTTCTCCTTCGATTTATCAATCTTGA
- a CDS encoding Cupin 2 conserved barrel domain protein, translated as MNSFVKEWENTIYPELIRNMPEIDIPLKGIRGWLLQGKDRQAVFFDIQAGAVVPPHSHCAQMGIMLVGEMELTISGETRTYRKGDCYFIPEGAVHSAKFPTHINVIDIFDSADRYKAK; from the coding sequence ATGAATTCCTTTGTCAAAGAATGGGAAAATACCATTTATCCCGAACTGATCCGCAACATGCCCGAAATCGATATCCCCCTCAAAGGGATTCGCGGTTGGCTCCTTCAGGGCAAGGACAGACAGGCGGTCTTTTTCGATATCCAAGCCGGGGCAGTGGTCCCGCCGCATTCGCACTGCGCCCAGATGGGGATAATGCTTGTCGGGGAGATGGAACTAACTATTTCCGGCGAAACCCGCACATACCGCAAGGGGGACTGTTATTTTATCCCCGAAGGCGCCGTCCATTCGGCCAAATTTCCGACCCATATCAATGTAATCGACATTTTTGACTCGGCGGATCGGTACAAGGCAAAATGA
- a CDS encoding conserved hypothetical protein (Evidence 4 : Unknown function but conserved in other organisms): protein MIEPYVTPANIAQKSAAWLSQVAPFNTHKMTLNRSRAALLVVDMQKFFLDPDSPTYTPGGPAVLPSIRVLIERFRSAKRPVIFTKHVHHPDFIDAGIMKWWWEGACLEGSPESEIPDGIAPLPGEKIILKHRYSAFYNTDLETILRCLKVEDLVIAGIMTNMCCESTARDAYYRDYRVFFPVDATGSINEEMHLASLLNLAFGFAFVTTVHDIIKQL from the coding sequence ATGATTGAACCTTATGTCACGCCGGCCAATATTGCGCAGAAGTCCGCCGCCTGGCTGTCCCAGGTGGCGCCATTTAATACTCATAAAATGACTCTAAATCGGAGCAGAGCGGCTCTGCTTGTGGTGGATATGCAAAAATTCTTCCTGGATCCTGACTCGCCGACATATACGCCGGGGGGACCGGCGGTATTGCCCTCAATAAGAGTTCTAATCGAGCGATTCAGGTCGGCGAAACGGCCGGTGATATTTACAAAACATGTCCATCATCCGGACTTTATCGATGCCGGAATCATGAAATGGTGGTGGGAAGGAGCTTGTTTGGAAGGATCCCCGGAGAGTGAGATACCCGACGGAATAGCACCGCTCCCCGGTGAAAAAATAATTCTCAAACATCGCTATTCGGCATTCTATAACACCGATTTGGAAACCATTCTGAGATGTCTCAAGGTCGAGGATCTCGTCATTGCCGGTATAATGACTAACATGTGCTGTGAATCGACTGCCCGCGACGCTTATTACCGGGATTATCGGGTTTTCTTTCCAGTCGATGCAACCGGGAGCATAAATGAGGAAATGCATTTGGCCAGTTTATTGAACCTTGCGTTTGGATTTGCATTTGTGACCACCGTCCATGATATTATAAAGCAATTGTAA
- a CDS encoding hypothetical protein (Evidence 5 : Unknown function) has protein sequence MRWVIISVIVLFIPIAASAELDPFEISLGGGMSLPANPTEFANYWHTGQYFNVELGQKVSRYWYLTFSVEYGRYAFDADSYPVPIILLSRVASAKPGPEGQGDTQYLNPVILNRDGDHARTVAVLFGARMYANAVDRTAAPFLAGQVGYFKHSGKTQITWNYSDIYNWTGIDGDGVLLALNLGLDFSLSKHLLPFVKFGFGYSFLNNGKTTQFFPLTAGLRFRL, from the coding sequence ATGCGTTGGGTCATAATTTCTGTAATCGTACTTTTTATACCAATTGCGGCCTCAGCGGAACTTGATCCTTTTGAGATAAGTTTGGGTGGCGGCATGTCACTGCCAGCCAATCCGACCGAATTTGCCAATTATTGGCACACCGGACAATATTTCAATGTAGAATTGGGGCAGAAGGTAAGTCGATACTGGTACTTGACGTTTTCCGTCGAATATGGGCGATACGCTTTTGATGCCGATAGTTATCCCGTCCCTATTATTTTATTATCTCGGGTCGCGTCAGCCAAGCCCGGCCCGGAAGGTCAGGGGGACACCCAGTATCTGAATCCCGTCATCCTTAATCGCGATGGCGATCATGCTCGCACCGTTGCCGTCCTATTTGGCGCCAGAATGTATGCAAATGCCGTTGACCGGACAGCGGCTCCATTCCTTGCTGGCCAAGTGGGTTATTTTAAGCATAGCGGCAAGACCCAGATCACGTGGAATTATTCGGATATTTATAATTGGACTGGCATCGATGGTGACGGTGTGCTCTTAGCGCTGAATTTGGGACTCGATTTCAGTCTTTCTAAACATCTGTTGCCCTTTGTGAAATTCGGGTTTGGCTATTCATTCCTAAATAATGGGAAAACAACGCAATTTTTCCCTCTAACCGCCGGACTGCGATTCAGGCTCTGA
- a CDS encoding membrane hypothetical protein (Evidence 5 : Unknown function), which yields MNKQNVNRLITALGVSLIVFALAIILPKLIIEGPVSRILTTQALEVGLSLIAILFLGRGKFAEYGFRRPLPGTISVSKLSHWFWPGLFALVIGAAASIALLIMGAAGNPIIRQLTMPQILLLVVIFSSTIEEIFTRGFLQGHLEPLSHISLNLIFFRTTLPALISALFFACMHFSLLFSGVDIATMIITLLFTFSLGLLAAHQRARTGSLIPAIGLHMLGNIGGILGGVIFSILKFAISGRLPG from the coding sequence ATGAATAAGCAAAACGTGAACCGCTTGATTACAGCCCTGGGAGTATCCCTGATAGTATTTGCCCTTGCCATCATTTTGCCCAAATTGATTATCGAAGGCCCCGTGAGCCGTATCCTGACAACCCAGGCCTTGGAAGTCGGCCTGTCGCTTATCGCAATATTATTTCTGGGCAGAGGGAAGTTTGCCGAATACGGTTTCCGTCGCCCATTACCGGGAACTATTTCCGTCTCGAAATTATCTCATTGGTTTTGGCCCGGTCTTTTTGCCTTGGTTATCGGGGCGGCGGCCAGTATCGCTTTGTTAATAATGGGGGCCGCCGGAAATCCCATTATCAGGCAACTGACCATGCCTCAAATTTTATTATTGGTCGTAATATTTTCAAGCACAATCGAAGAGATATTTACGCGCGGCTTCCTGCAGGGCCATCTGGAGCCTTTGTCCCATATATCACTCAATTTGATTTTCTTTCGGACAACTCTCCCGGCGCTCATCAGCGCTCTATTCTTTGCCTGTATGCATTTCTCCCTTCTGTTTTCAGGAGTCGACATCGCCACCATGATAATAACGCTTCTTTTCACCTTCTCTCTTGGTCTGTTGGCGGCGCATCAACGGGCGCGGACGGGAAGTCTCATTCCCGCCATCGGGCTTCATATGCTGGGAAATATCGGAGGGATATTGGGCGGTGTCATATTCTCAATTCTGAAATTTGCCATCAGCGGCAGGCTGCCGGGCTAA
- a CDS encoding conserved exported hypothetical protein (Evidence 4 : Unknown function but conserved in other organisms), translated as MKRLAMLVILAGLLLEAGGSHGAVYPDSARMEMLFDDYFKGFISLNPEEAAALGFPKEWGYEFNRGALDDISDRGIEANFAMARDFRKRLSEIDSNKITPAQKIDADLLAWFLDLQMQGGKYLYQRYYIDHLSGVQAQVINVLTTYHTISDMQDARDYLSRMEAIPARVEQTMRLIDLQDKKGIRPPIYIIDRVLKDVEDFVSASLAQDVLTLDFKNKVESVRAIDQTNREHMIQIAAVTVRDKVYPSFNAFISQLKDISTRADSICGAWKLPDGDNYYQYSLKSFTSLSAPPEEIFQLGQKEVESLQKEARVLLDSLGIGGDKTFGALMQDYWAYWRRPEMQDIFFYTDSTHKREMILRDYRAILDNVYSLLPRAFSYISKTKAAVEPVPSYREAGGTTYYEPASLDGKRPGTFYINMGYTLAKPNMRTLTYHETVPGHHFQIATQQELTSRRLFKNLYFISGFGEGWAMYVERLASELGWLPDIYSRLAEINSQLFRAVRVVLDTGIHYKKWTREQALQYMTDNLGWGSENEIDRYIVWPGQACSYTVGRVKIMALREKAQTALGDKFNLPDFHMVILKNGSIPLDMLEDRVDEYIKSKS; from the coding sequence ATGAAAAGGTTGGCAATGCTGGTAATCCTCGCCGGCCTGCTGCTCGAAGCAGGAGGAAGCCACGGGGCTGTTTATCCCGATTCGGCCCGGATGGAAATGCTTTTCGATGATTATTTCAAAGGCTTCATCTCGCTAAATCCCGAAGAGGCCGCCGCGCTGGGTTTTCCCAAAGAATGGGGCTACGAATTTAACCGGGGCGCTCTTGATGATATTTCCGATCGCGGGATAGAGGCCAATTTCGCTATGGCAAGAGACTTCCGCAAAAGACTTTCTGAAATCGATTCGAATAAAATTACTCCCGCTCAGAAAATCGACGCCGATCTCCTGGCCTGGTTTCTGGATCTCCAGATGCAAGGGGGAAAATATCTTTATCAGCGATATTATATTGATCACTTGAGCGGGGTGCAGGCCCAGGTCATTAATGTTCTGACGACCTACCATACAATAAGTGACATGCAGGATGCCCGGGATTACCTGTCGCGGATGGAAGCGATACCGGCGCGGGTCGAACAGACGATGAGACTGATCGATCTTCAGGACAAAAAGGGCATTCGCCCGCCGATTTATATAATCGACCGCGTCTTGAAGGACGTCGAGGATTTTGTCAGCGCCTCGCTCGCACAAGATGTTTTGACACTTGATTTCAAAAACAAAGTGGAATCTGTCCGGGCGATTGATCAGACAAACCGAGAGCATATGATTCAGATCGCGGCGGTCACCGTCCGAGATAAGGTATATCCTTCTTTCAATGCCTTCATAAGTCAACTCAAAGATATTTCGACGCGGGCGGATTCAATCTGCGGGGCCTGGAAACTTCCCGACGGCGACAATTACTATCAATACTCACTGAAATCATTTACCAGTTTGTCGGCGCCTCCGGAGGAAATTTTCCAGTTGGGCCAAAAGGAAGTGGAGTCCCTTCAGAAAGAAGCCCGGGTACTCCTGGACTCCCTCGGGATTGGCGGAGATAAGACTTTTGGAGCATTGATGCAGGATTACTGGGCCTATTGGCGCAGACCGGAAATGCAGGACATATTTTTTTATACCGACAGCACCCACAAGCGAGAGATGATTCTTCGGGACTATCGGGCTATTCTCGACAACGTCTATTCACTCCTTCCCCGGGCATTCAGTTATATCTCCAAGACGAAAGCGGCAGTCGAACCGGTGCCGTCGTACAGAGAGGCTGGTGGAACAACCTATTACGAGCCGGCGTCACTGGATGGCAAACGGCCGGGGACATTTTATATAAATATGGGATATACTCTGGCCAAGCCTAATATGAGAACGCTTACATATCATGAGACGGTCCCGGGGCATCATTTTCAAATTGCCACCCAGCAGGAATTGACATCGCGGCGCCTTTTCAAGAACCTCTATTTCATTTCCGGTTTTGGTGAGGGGTGGGCGATGTATGTGGAAAGACTCGCGTCCGAGCTGGGATGGCTACCCGATATTTACTCCCGTCTGGCGGAAATCAATTCGCAGTTATTTCGGGCCGTACGGGTGGTTCTCGATACCGGCATTCATTATAAAAAATGGACCAGAGAACAGGCCCTGCAATATATGACAGATAACCTTGGCTGGGGCTCCGAAAATGAAATCGACCGGTATATAGTCTGGCCCGGGCAGGCCTGCTCCTATACGGTGGGCAGGGTCAAAATCATGGCTCTTCGGGAAAAGGCCCAAACGGCGCTTGGCGACAAATTCAACCTTCCCGATTTTCACATGGTGATTTTGAAAAATGGCAGTATCCCGCTCGACATGCTGGAAGATCGGGTGGATGAATATATTAAAAGCAAGAGTTAA
- a CDS encoding conserved hypothetical protein (Evidence 4 : Unknown function but conserved in other organisms) gives MNIAEGLQKGIKAELEGNSFYTMAANSTSDPKGKEVFHTLAAEELDHMRFLKGQLDSIIKTGRPDPDLKLGNRSELTGGFPIFSESIKARIKGAHIEMSALAIGIQLELDAMNFYKSQAKEISDPEIKKFYDMLAEWEAGHYHALLSQQDSLKEDYWADAGFAPF, from the coding sequence ATGAATATAGCCGAAGGATTGCAAAAAGGGATCAAGGCCGAGCTGGAGGGTAACAGCTTTTATACTATGGCCGCCAATAGCACGTCGGATCCCAAAGGAAAAGAGGTCTTCCATACACTAGCCGCCGAAGAACTCGACCATATGAGATTTCTTAAGGGGCAGCTTGATTCCATAATCAAGACCGGGCGGCCCGACCCCGATTTGAAATTGGGGAACCGATCGGAACTGACAGGAGGGTTTCCCATATTCTCCGAAAGTATTAAAGCTCGCATCAAAGGGGCCCATATCGAAATGAGTGCCCTGGCTATCGGCATTCAGCTCGAACTTGATGCCATGAATTTTTATAAATCTCAGGCGAAAGAAATCTCTGACCCGGAAATCAAAAAATTCTATGACATGTTGGCGGAATGGGAAGCGGGTCACTACCATGCCCTTTTGAGCCAACAGGATTCGCTGAAGGAAGACTACTGGGCCGACGCCGGATTCGCCCCCTTTTAA
- a CDS encoding conserved hypothetical protein (Evidence 4 : Unknown function but conserved in other organisms), translated as MSFRSTGRQRGFTLIELVVIIVVLGILAAIAIPKLFSVTKEAEKAAVNNMLANLETALSNYTAKQFVNGQTIAVHNPFDDLSNVPSNYKGVNDPVTTINTPNGTWSWRPTGNWIMYNPKTSITGGWNNGETFIIYQVQVVVDGADTVGLRLNTTPPYTYTW; from the coding sequence ATGTCATTCAGAAGCACCGGAAGGCAGAGGGGGTTTACTCTGATCGAGCTGGTCGTTATCATTGTCGTTCTGGGGATACTCGCGGCCATCGCCATCCCCAAATTATTCTCGGTTACAAAAGAAGCGGAGAAGGCGGCGGTGAATAATATGCTTGCCAATCTGGAAACGGCCCTCTCCAACTATACCGCCAAGCAGTTCGTCAATGGCCAGACCATTGCGGTTCATAATCCCTTCGACGATCTCTCCAATGTCCCGTCTAATTACAAAGGTGTTAATGATCCGGTGACCACGATTAATACCCCGAACGGGACCTGGTCGTGGCGCCCCACCGGAAACTGGATCATGTACAATCCGAAAACATCAATTACCGGCGGATGGAACAACGGGGAGACGTTTATAATCTATCAGGTCCAGGTCGTCGTTGATGGCGCCGATACAGTTGGGCTGCGTCTGAACACCACGCCCCCGTATACCTACACCTGGTGA
- a CDS encoding hypothetical protein (Evidence 5 : Unknown function): MRRISPRIEGGFRAAFFVSIFQKYSNLDIISLPEFMVILND; this comes from the coding sequence GTGAGAAGAATTTCCCCGCGAATAGAAGGCGGCTTTCGGGCCGCCTTTTTTGTTTCTATATTTCAGAAATATTCAAATCTTGATATAATATCACTGCCTGAATTTATGGTTATTTTAAATGACTAA
- a CDS encoding conserved membrane hypothetical protein (Evidence 4 : Unknown function but conserved in other organisms), with product MKSNIALFLGYMAGILTTTAFVPQLVKVWRSRSTHDISLAMFIIFCIGIGLWLVYGLLINSLPIILANTVTLIIAFAILIFKVRYK from the coding sequence TTGAAAAGTAATATCGCCCTGTTTCTGGGTTATATGGCCGGCATACTGACCACGACAGCATTTGTGCCGCAACTGGTCAAAGTCTGGAGAAGCCGATCCACTCATGATATCTCGCTGGCCATGTTTATTATTTTCTGCATCGGGATCGGGCTCTGGCTTGTTTATGGTCTTCTTATAAATTCTCTGCCGATAATTCTAGCCAATACCGTCACTCTGATAATCGCCTTTGCTATCCTTATTTTCAAAGTCCGCTATAAATAA
- a CDS encoding OsmC family protein, with protein MEEKLLKVTMERIKDFEFNIKFEPHMAELLMDEPSPLGADKGPNASRVLSAAIGNCLTASLLFCLQKARIEVGNVKTEVTTALHRTDKGRLRIGNSEVAIRMDIGTEAPNRMGQCIRLFEDFCVVTQSVRKGIPVAVKVQNQDGVELYNSEAAES; from the coding sequence ATGGAAGAAAAACTGCTGAAGGTCACGATGGAGCGGATTAAGGATTTCGAATTCAATATTAAATTCGAGCCGCATATGGCGGAACTCCTGATGGATGAGCCGTCGCCTTTGGGTGCCGACAAAGGACCGAATGCCTCGCGAGTGCTCTCTGCCGCCATTGGCAATTGCCTGACCGCTTCGCTCCTCTTCTGCCTTCAAAAAGCCCGGATCGAGGTCGGGAATGTCAAAACGGAAGTGACCACCGCCCTTCATCGCACCGATAAGGGCCGGCTCCGGATCGGCAATAGCGAAGTCGCCATCAGAATGGATATCGGCACCGAAGCGCCCAATCGGATGGGCCAGTGTATCCGCCTGTTCGAGGATTTCTGCGTAGTGACTCAAAGTGTCCGCAAGGGGATTCCGGTTGCGGTCAAAGTGCAAAATCAGGATGGAGTTGAGTTATATAATTCCGAAGCGGCCGAATCCTGA
- a CDS encoding Glutaredoxin-like domain protein (fragment), whose protein sequence is MRLAHAFAMENDNITSDMVEATEFPHLANKYQVYGVPKTVVNEKIHIEGAVPEPKFVEEALKALAK, encoded by the coding sequence GTGCGGCTGGCTCATGCTTTCGCCATGGAAAACGATAATATCACCTCGGATATGGTCGAGGCCACCGAGTTTCCTCATCTGGCGAATAAATATCAGGTTTACGGTGTCCCGAAGACGGTCGTTAACGAGAAGATTCATATCGAGGGCGCCGTTCCCGAGCCGAAATTTGTCGAGGAAGCCTTAAAGGCTCTGGCAAAATAA
- a CDS encoding Glutaredoxin-like domain protein (fragment) translates to MALISDKDRKAIQDRLKELVHPVKIINFTQELECQYCRETRMLLEELTALSDKISLLVYNFITDKTVAEQYKIDKIPATIVMGEKDYGIRYYGIPAGYEFASLLDDIIMVSKRDSGLSEKTREKLKTVKESLHFQVFVTPT, encoded by the coding sequence ATGGCCCTTATAAGCGACAAAGACCGCAAGGCGATTCAGGATCGGCTGAAAGAACTGGTCCATCCCGTAAAGATCATCAATTTCACCCAGGAGCTGGAATGTCAGTACTGCCGTGAAACCAGAATGCTTCTGGAAGAACTGACCGCCCTTTCGGATAAGATTTCGCTTCTGGTTTATAATTTTATCACCGATAAAACGGTGGCTGAACAATATAAAATCGACAAAATCCCGGCGACCATTGTCATGGGAGAAAAAGACTATGGTATCCGTTATTATGGTATCCCGGCCGGGTACGAGTTTGCATCGCTCCTCGATGATATCATTATGGTTTCCAAACGCGATTCGGGACTGTCGGAGAAGACCCGCGAGAAGCTGAAAACGGTCAAGGAATCGCTTCACTTCCAGGTTTTTGTAACACCGACCTGA
- a CDS encoding putative Nucleoside phosphorylase (Evidence 3 : Putative function from multiple computational evidences), with product MRRIFAASFNPPLAAQSLTGAYLIPPSRFMQFSHPIFVAPKNPNPYFSDNRISLEDTMKRTFIFSLLSLVWIASTIFASEHRPVLVLYAFPAEGKLLQQEMTTVKSEKILGRTIFEGILSGQEIVLAESGVGMTNAAMTTQRLIDLCRPSAVLFTGIAGGIDSTVHIGDIVVCRKWATHDYGYYGAEGFKISGIGAYYPKADSEAEMDYFPVDSALFEKALAVNRDSLKFDSIGNHLPHLKIGGVGVSGNSFIDNVVKRQWLSSNFAAEVVDMESASVAQVCTVNDIPFIIFRSASDLAGGSGSATAQSEMGQFFKNAAANSAEVVKMFLAKW from the coding sequence TTGCGCCGAATTTTTGCGGCTTCGTTTAACCCGCCCCTTGCGGCGCAATCACTTACCGGCGCTTATCTTATCCCGCCATCCCGATTCATGCAATTTAGCCACCCTATTTTTGTTGCCCCCAAAAATCCCAATCCTTATTTTTCCGACAATCGCATTTCATTGGAGGATACTATGAAAAGGACTTTCATATTCTCTCTTTTGTCCTTAGTCTGGATTGCCTCAACCATCTTTGCTTCCGAACATCGACCGGTACTGGTGCTTTACGCTTTCCCCGCCGAGGGAAAACTTCTCCAGCAGGAAATGACTACCGTCAAATCCGAGAAAATTCTTGGCCGGACCATCTTCGAGGGCATTCTCTCCGGGCAGGAAATAGTTCTCGCCGAATCGGGGGTCGGGATGACCAACGCCGCCATGACCACCCAGCGCCTGATTGACCTCTGCCGCCCTTCGGCAGTACTGTTCACCGGTATCGCGGGCGGGATCGACAGCACCGTGCATATCGGCGATATCGTGGTCTGCCGCAAATGGGCCACGCATGATTACGGCTACTACGGCGCGGAGGGGTTTAAAATTTCGGGCATCGGGGCCTATTACCCCAAAGCCGACAGCGAGGCGGAGATGGACTATTTCCCGGTCGATAGCGCTCTGTTCGAAAAAGCCCTCGCCGTCAATCGCGACAGTCTGAAATTTGACAGTATCGGCAACCATCTCCCCCACCTTAAAATCGGCGGGGTTGGGGTGAGCGGAAACTCTTTTATCGACAATGTCGTCAAACGACAGTGGCTGTCATCGAATTTTGCAGCCGAAGTCGTCGATATGGAATCGGCCTCAGTGGCGCAGGTCTGCACGGTCAATGATATTCCGTTTATCATTTTCCGCTCGGCCTCCGACCTGGCGGGCGGTTCCGGCTCAGCAACGGCACAGTCGGAGATGGGGCAATTTTTCAAAAATGCCGCCGCCAATTCCGCGGAGGTGGTGAAAATGTTTCTGGCAAAATGGTAA
- a CDS encoding hypothetical protein (Evidence 5 : Unknown function): protein MQSGQERVPDRAELFRQERLLTARDGGFPLAQGEIPDGAGRGHSCSPRQNRDGARRSFYQEWGEVR from the coding sequence ATGCAAAGCGGTCAGGAAAGGGTTCCTGACCGCGCTGAATTGTTCCGTCAGGAGAGACTCCTGACGGCGCGGGATGGGGGCTTTCCTTTGGCGCAAGGAGAGATTCCTGACGGCGCGGGGCGCGGGCATTCCTGCAGCCCAAGGCAGAATCGTGACGGCGCAAGACGAAGCTTTTATCAGGAATGGGGAGAGGTCCGTTAG